A region from the Bradyrhizobium erythrophlei genome encodes:
- a CDS encoding acetyl-CoA C-acyltransferase, which translates to MAATPDPVVIVSAARTPLGRFMGELSPFSGHQLGSHVIGAAVERAKLAPERIDEVFMGCVLPAGQGQAPARQAARGAKLPDATGATTVNKVCGSGMKATMLAHDIINAGSAEIVLSGGMESMTNAPYLLAKARGGYRAGHDRIIDHMFMDGLEDAYETGRSMGDFGEATAEAYQFTRASQDAYAMETLTRARKAVEGGAFKAEIVPITVKEKAGPRQIANDEHPLKVDPAKIPGLKPAFRANGTITPAASSANADGAAALILAKRSLADRDGLPMLAEIKGHATHSQEPQWFTTAPIPAIRKLLEKVGWSVGDVDLFEINEAFAVVAMAAQRDLGIPRDKLNINGGACALGHPIGATGARLIVTLLHALEAHNLKRGVAALCIGGGEATAIAIERIVH; encoded by the coding sequence TCGGCGCCGCCGTCGAGCGGGCCAAACTGGCGCCGGAGCGGATCGACGAGGTCTTCATGGGCTGCGTGCTGCCCGCCGGACAAGGCCAGGCCCCGGCGCGGCAGGCCGCGCGCGGCGCCAAACTACCCGACGCGACCGGCGCCACCACCGTCAACAAGGTCTGCGGCTCCGGCATGAAAGCTACCATGCTGGCGCATGACATCATCAACGCCGGCTCCGCCGAGATCGTACTGTCCGGCGGCATGGAGAGCATGACCAATGCGCCGTACCTGCTGGCGAAGGCGCGCGGTGGCTACCGCGCCGGTCACGACCGCATCATCGACCACATGTTCATGGACGGGCTCGAAGACGCCTATGAGACCGGCCGCTCGATGGGCGATTTCGGCGAAGCCACCGCGGAGGCCTACCAGTTCACCCGCGCCTCCCAGGACGCCTACGCGATGGAGACGCTGACACGCGCCCGCAAGGCGGTGGAAGGCGGCGCATTCAAGGCTGAGATTGTACCGATCACCGTGAAGGAAAAAGCGGGCCCGCGCCAAATTGCCAATGACGAACATCCGCTGAAGGTCGACCCGGCCAAGATTCCCGGGCTGAAGCCGGCGTTTCGCGCCAACGGCACCATCACGCCGGCCGCCTCCTCGGCCAACGCCGACGGCGCCGCGGCGCTGATCCTGGCCAAGCGGTCGCTGGCCGATCGCGACGGCCTGCCGATGCTCGCCGAAATCAAGGGCCACGCCACCCACAGCCAGGAACCGCAATGGTTTACCACCGCGCCGATCCCGGCGATCCGCAAGCTGCTCGAAAAGGTCGGCTGGAGCGTCGGCGATGTCGACCTGTTCGAGATCAACGAGGCCTTTGCGGTGGTGGCGATGGCCGCGCAGCGCGATCTCGGGATTCCCCGCGACAAGCTGAACATCAACGGCGGCGCCTGCGCGCTCGGCCATCCCATCGGCGCCACCGGCGCCCGCCTGATCGTGACGCTGCTGCATGCACTGGAGGCGCACAACCTCAAACGCGGCGTCGCAGCACTCTGCATCGGCGGCGGCGAAGCCACCGCGATTGCGATCGAGCGCATCGTACACTGA